The nucleotide window TCACCTCCAAGACATCTAAAGTAACGATCATTTACTGCTGAAGTTTATATTGTCTTAATACAACTTCCTTGATTTGATAATTGTCCATATCTGAAATAACCCAAATATGGTCGTCGAATTTTATTTCATCACCGATTTGAAGCTCTTCTCCGTTTTTGATGGAATCGATATTCGTATGCTGAATCCAGCCCCCGATTGTATCAATCTCGTCACTGTCCTCAAACTCAAATCCGAAACGATCTTCCAGTTCATCGAGCAGTACACGTCCATTAATCGTATACTCGTTTTCCCCTGACTTACGGATATCATCTACTTCATCTTCGTCAAATTCATCCCGAATCTCTCCAACAAGCTCTTCCAAAACGTCTTCCATCGTTAATATACCGGCTGTACCGCCATATTCATCGATAATAACCGTCATATGCACTTTTGCCTTCTGCATTTTTAACAGGGCATCCTGGATACTCGTCACTCCTAAAACAAATGGGACTTTCGTTAAAAACTGCTCAAGCTGTACCGTCCGATTTGAAACGATATAGCTAAGGAGCTTGTTGGCGTTGACGACACCAATAATGCGGTCTTTATCATTATTTTCAACAATAGGATAGCGTGTATAGTTATGTTCATCCAAAATCCGGATAATCTCTTCGGCGTTCATATCTTTGTCGATTGTAACTAAGTCTGTTCGTGGCACCATAATATCTTTTGCAACCCGTTCATCAAAAGCAAATACATTTTCTAAATATTTCAGTTCTTGCTGGTCGATTTGGCCGCCCTGAAAACTTTGTGCCATAATGATTTTCAGTTCTTCTTCTGAATAGGCCTGCTCTTCGCTTGCTGATTTAACACCGATTGCTCGTAACAGTAAACGCGAAGTGCCGTTTAACGCCTGGATAAACGGATACATAATTTTACCGAACCAGTAAAGCGGTCCTGCAAGCATTAATGTCACTTTCTCGGAAAACTGAATCGCTAACGTTTTTGGTGCCATTTCACCAATGACAACATGCAAATAACTTACAATGGCAAGTGCTATTATATAAGAAGCGGCCGAAGCTACTACATCCGAAACATTTAACCAGTCAAATACAGGATGCATCAGTTCTTTTACATACGGCTTCGTAAAAGCACCCAAACCGATTGCTGTAATTGTAATTCCAAGCTGACAGGCTGATAAATAATAATCCAGGTCCCCTGCCACTTTTTTCGCAATGACCGCTTTTTTATTGCCTTCTAAAATCAATTGATCAATACGCGATTTACGAATTTTTACGACAGCAAATTCTGCTGCTACGAAAAATGCGGTTAAACCTAAAAAAATAATTAATAAAATGATGTTTAATATGGTGTTTACGTCCAATTACTTCCCTCAGCGCGAGGGATTCACCTCCAAAATGATTTAATAATAATTTGGTCTTTCTCTTATGTACCCGACTATCCTATTGAACATGCAAACAATAATGATGAAGTTATTAATTCTTTTAAGAGAATTTCTGCCCCAAAACCATCACGTTACAGTTTAAGAAAATTATATAGTTTTTATTGTCCAATCACAATTAATTGTGCCCAAAAATATAAAATTACAAAAAAAGTTTTCAGCTTTGATTGAAACAAAGCTGAAAACCTTTAATAAATTTATTCAACATCGACTGAAGATTTAATAATTTCGCCGTTATATAATTGGACTTTTTCATACTCATCTTTCTCTACTTGAAGAACGAATGTATGGGGCATACCTTCGTCTTCACATTTTTGTCCGACATTGTCAATCAATTGAACCGCCAAGTAATTATCATGTTCGTAAACATTATCGACTGAAGTACCACAGCTGCCCGAATAAGTGACAATAAATACGGCCATATACTTATCCATATCAATTGTGAAATTGTCTACATCAAATCGGCCTTGCAGTGATTCAAATTGTCCTTGTGTATTTGCATAGGCAATATGCGGAACGAGTGATTCATAGATCGGTGCAATTTTTTCATCATACTTAACAATTTCGAATGGTACTGCCTCTTTCTCGGTAAATGTAACTTTTGAACTTTCTCCATTACTACAACCTGCCAACAATAATAGGATGATAGCAAACAAATATTTTTTCATTATAATTTCACTTCTCTTTCTCATCTTCATAGTGATTTTAGTCCAGTTACGCATATTTTTCAAATCTTCTATCTTTCAATAAAGTAATTGTGATTACGTTAACAATTTCCCCTAATTCCTTATGAAATAAAACATCTTAAAGAAAATCCATCTTTGGGCGAAAATTCTAATCATTAAGGTATTTCAACTATTAATAGGCGAATTCCTATTGGCGCTTACCTGCATTTACATACATTACAAAGAATACTGAAGAAAGAAGGTATGCTTGTTGTATCAAAATCCGTTTGAACGCTTTGATGAGAGCCCTGAAGGACAACCATTTCAACAACAGTTTTTCCCAGCCCCACCAGGACCAGGCCCAGGAGGTTTCCCAGGAAGCCCGGGTGGATTCCCCGGATCTGGACCGGGATTCCCTGGAGGTGGGCCTGGAGGTTTCCCAGGTGGCGGCGGCCCCGGCGGCTTCCCTGGAAGTCCCGGAGGCGGATCTGGTGGAGGACCTGGAGGCAATACGCAAATGCCAATGGGACCACCCCCTAGTTTCACTCCGCAAATGCAGCAACTTTCCGCTAGCCATTCTCAGCAAGGTTCCAGTGGTATAAGACGCTGTATGTACCGCAATACGTTTATATGGCAAAGAAACGGTAGCAGCTTCTGGTTCTTCCCGACATTCGTTGCGCCAAATGTCATATTAGGCTTTAGATGGAGTCGTTTCGGCTGGATATTCAGTTCCGTTAACCGAAATTCAATACTGACTTTCCAATGCTTCTAACCTAAATATAAAAGCTCTTATGCGGCAGTGTTCATTACTGTGCCATAAGAGCTTTTACTTATTATGCTGCTTCTTTGCTGTTTTACTTACCTGTATTTTTTCATAGCAGAGCGTGTAATTGGCTGAGCGACTAATAGCTCAATTCAGGACAAACTCTTCCTGTTGTTTTCATCTCACGGTCAACTTCAGCAACAGAAAAAGCAATGACAATAATCGCCATTGCTTCGCTGACTTCGTAAATAAATTAAAAGGTTACAGCTTCAGTTCCTGTGGTTCACCATCATTCATTAATTTGATTGTGATTGGATCAAATTGAAGTGTCACCATATCCCCGTCTTCTGAAGTAAAAACATCTTTAAAGAAGTTTGTGATTTTCAACTTCAATGTATCATCCTTTACTTCGCTCAATTTTGCTGTAATTTCTAAATACGGGGTATGAAGATCTTCCTTAGTATAGCCCAGTAAAATATGTGTATAAGGATTTTCATTCAGATCGTACACTTTTTGAGAGTCTTCGGTTGTTGTCGCATAGAGCGTAAAATTTTCATTAGTAAATGTCATGTAGCGGACATAAGGGTGGCGTCCATTTAATGTAGCCATTGTCCCAATTTTATGGTCTTTAATAATTGAAAGTACTTTTTCTTTTAGTGTTTCCATTACGCTGCCTCCCTTAGTATAGTTGAATCTCTTCCTGGTTTTTTCCGTTTTTATTCATAATTCTCATTCGTGTCGGCGTAACTTGAATTAGCACAAAGTTTCCGTCCGCATGCTCCGGATATTTTTCAAGCAGCTGCTGCTTCACAACATCATTTAATGTTGTCGCCGCATTGCCTTCGATCTCCAGAAACGTTTCAAGTATTCCTTCGCCTTCATACCCTAATAAAATATGGGTACCGCCATATTCCGTAATTTCACGCACTACTTCCGAATCTTCCTGTGCCACCGTATACAGTTTCGACTCTACGTAGTCGAATGTCATATAGCGTGAGTTCGGTACACCGTTATTATTTGTGGCCATAACGCCAATGCTGTTTTCATTTAAAATTTGCAATGCAATTTCTTTATTGCTTTTACTCATATTTTCACTCCTCCGGTAATTTAAGTTCCATCATTCGTGAGATGAGAAGCACGTCCAACCGTATGTAATTCCAAATCAATGGGTAAACCGCTGTTGTGCTGATGCTTTTATAATTCCCTTAATAAATTTAAATAAAACAATTTTTCACCTATTTAACTTGGCAAATAACCTTTTAACCTTCCACCATTCAGAAAATCTCAATTAAAAATTCCTTTCCCTCAATCATGTGAACTGTAAAAAATTAAAAGTTATAGGGATATTTGTTTGAATATTAAAAAAATTGTAGATAAAATGAAATTGGAATAGATATCCTTTATTCTGCATGAAAACTATATGTAAGGAGGACATTGAATGAAAAGATTTACTTGGCTTTCTCTTATTCTTACAGCTCTTTTATTAGTTTTGGCTGCGTGCGGCGACTCCGAAGAGACGACAAATGATTCAACTCAAGGCGATAGCGGCACGACAGAAGGGACAGAAGAAAATGCTTCCGGCAAGCTCGTCATTTACACAGGGCGTGACGAAAACATGGTACAGGGTGTTATTGAAAAGTTTAATGAGCGTTACCCGGATATCGAAGTGGAATATATGACAATGGGTGCACAGCAGATTTTAGAGCGTGTGCGTGGTGAAAAAGCCAATCCGCAAGGTGATTTCTGGTGGGGCGGTACACAGTCAGCGATGATGGTTGCCGCAAATGAAGATTTACTTTTACAGTGGGATCCTTCATTTGTCGATTCCATTGACCCTCTTCACAAAGATGAAGAAAATCGCTGGGTCGGTGAAATGCTGTTACCTGAAGTCATTATGATTAACAGTGATGTCATGTCACCGGAAGAAGGTCCACAGGATTGGGATGATTTACTTGATCCGAAGTGGAAAGATGAAATTTTAATTCGCGGAGTTCTTGCTTCGGGAACGATGCGCACAATCTATTCTTCTATGATTTTCCGTCAGGGTGCCGATGATCCGTCAAAAGGCTATGACTGGCTGATGCAACTTGATGCGAATACGAAAGAATATACACAGGATCCTAACGCATTGTATTTAAAACTGGCACGCCAGGAAGGTTCAATTTCTTTATGGAACCTGCAAGATATTTTACTGAAAAAGCATACAACGGATTACACGTTTGATTTTATTTATCCGGAAAGCGGTGCACCGATCTTAGTCGATGCAGTAGGTATCGTAAACAATGCTAAAAATGAAGCGAACGCTAAATTATTTATGGAATTCCTGTTCGATCAGGAGACAATGGTAGAGCTTTCTAAAGAGTATTACCAAATTCCAACACGTACGGATATTGCGGCGGATGCAATGCCGGACTGGTATAAAGACTTGGATTTAAAACCATTGGATATCGATTGGCAAGTAATGGCCGATAAAGAAGCGGAATGGATGGAGTATTGGGATACAAATATTAAAGGAAAAGGCAAATAGTAGTTATATGACAGACCTCTGAATCAAGAGGTCTTTCTTTTCCTAATTTGTCGGTATGAAGGGAGTTGGATTGGATGAAAGCTGTTCGTATTAACGACGTTTCAAAAAAATTCGGTGATGTCGTGAGCGTCAAAGATTTAGAGCTGGATATAAAATCGGGTGAATTTTTTACATTTCTAGGTCCGAGTGGGTGTGGCAAAACAACAACATTACGGATGATTGCCGGATTTTACTACCCTTCTCAAGGTAAAATTTACTTTGACAATCAGGATGTCACAACATTGCAGCCTAATAAACGGAATATTGGAATGGTGTTTCAAAACTATGCACTCTTCCCGCATATGACAGTCAATGAAAATATTGCATTCGGTCTGGAGATCCGGAAATATGATAGAAAAACGATCAAAGAAAAGGTTGACCGGATACGCGAGCTTGTTCATCTAGGTCCATATGGCTCACGCAAAATCAATGAATTATCGGGTGGTCAGCAGCAGCGTGTTGCTTTGGCACGTGCGCTTGTCATTGAACCTGACATTTTGCTTCTGGATGAGCCATTATCCAATTTGGATGCAAAATTACGTGAGGAAACGCGGATTGAAATCAAACGGATTCAGTCGGAACTGGGTGTGACGACAATTTACGTTACCCATGACCAGACTGAGGCGATGGCAATGTCCGACCGGATTATGGTAATGGAGCATGGCGTCGTCAAACAAATCGGTACGCCACAGGAAATTTACCATCGGCCAAACAACCGCTTTGTCGCTACTTTTATCGGAGAGACAAACTTGCTTACGATGAAAGTAAAATCGATTGAAGACAATATGATTACCGTTACAAATGATAAAGGACTTGAACTGCAAGGCCTGACAGAAAACTTGGCAGCGGGTCTTCAAGTAGCAATCGGAGACGAAATTTATGTATCCGTCCGTCCTGAAGCATTTGAAAGCGGTCCTGGTGAAAACACCGTTACAGGTATCGTCGAGCTGATCGAATTTACCGGAATCAGCGTAAATTACTTTATCAAATGGAATGATACTACATTAAAAGCAATGATTATTAGTCGGGGTACTGCAATACTGCAAGCTGGCGATATGATTGAACTACATATCCCGAAACAAAATATTTATTTCCTAGGAGAATAAGAGAGGAGGCACACAATGAGCAAAAAATCCGTTGACACATACGAAGCGAGTTGGTGGTCTCGTCTTACACAATCACGCTATTTTGTCTATATTCTTATCTCCCCGCTGTTTTTAATATTGTTTGCCTATGTTATTTATCCATTTTACTCAACGTTTATTCAGAGTTTTGCCGGAGACAATCAGCTGGCAAACTATCAGAAGTTTTTCAGTTTAGAAAGTACAGCCAATCTGGAGGCACTTTGGAACAGCTTTTATATATCGATCATCAGTGTCATCTGCTGTGCTGTTGTCGGGGTCATGATGGCCTTTTTACTGGAACGCTATGACTTTCCGGGTCGCCGTCTTCTCTCTGTTTTAGTACTTGTCCCGATGGCATTGCCCCCCTTGGTCGGAGTTTTATCCTTTACATTTTTATATGGTGAAAGCGGCATCTTCCCGCGCTTATTCCAGCAGATGTTTCAATTGGAAGATGTTCCGTTTGCATTAAAAGGGATTTGGGGTGTCATTGTTGTTCATACGTTTACGATGTATACGTACTTCTATTTGACCGCTTCTGCAGCTATTAAAGGGCTTGATCCTTCTTTGGAAGAAGCCGCAACCAGCCTGGGAGCAAGCAGGATACGCGTTTGGCGGAAGATTATTTTGCCGATGCTTACCCCATCTTTAATCGCATCTTCCCTCCTCGTTTTCATGGTGTCGATGGCATCCTATACAGCGCCACTCATGTTCGGGGTTGAACGTACAATGACGATGCAAATTTATTTATCACGGACAAACGGCAATTTGGATATGGCGGCAACGCAGTCGACCATTTTATCATTCGTGTCCATTACCTTTTTGCTTATTATGCGCTGGTATCAAAACCGACGTAACTATCAGAATTTAAGTAAAGGGATCAGTGTTCACCGTTCGGAAGTGAGCTCGAAGCCTTTGAAGTATTTAGCGGTTACACTTTCCTTCATCGGAACGCTAATTTTAATCTTGCCGATTTTAGTGCTGATTTTAATTTCATTTTCAAAAGACGGTGCCTGGACAATTCAGATTCTGCCGACCGAATATACGCTTGATCATTATAAAGCGCTATTTACGGATGAACGCACATGGCGGCCAATTTGGAACTCGCTGCAAATGGGCTTCATCGCAACAGTCGGCAATATTATATTCGGTGTTGCTGCTGCTTATGCGATGGTCAGACTTAGCTTCAAAGGAAAAACAGCACTCGATATTCTAATTACGATCCCGTGGGCATTGCCGGGTACAGTTGTAGCTGTTAACTTAATCGCTGCGTTTTCCACGGAAAGCGTATTTACATTCAATCAAGTATTGATCGGTTCATTCTGGATTTTACCGCTTGCGTATTTTATCCGGCATTTGCCGCTTGTCTTCAGGTCAACATCCGCGTCCCTCATGCAGTTGGATCAGTCCGTGGAAGAGGCTTCGCGAAGTTTAGGGGCCTCGTGGTGGTATACATTCAGAAGAATTGTCATCCCGCTTACTTTATCTGGCGTTCTAGCCGGGACATTGCTCGCTTTTGTGCAAAGTATCGGGGAGTTCGTCGCATCGATTTTGATTTATAATACATCAACGATTCCTCTGTCGGTTGCCATATTCCAGAAGCTGTATGCCTTCAAGTTCGGTACAGCATGCGCATATGGTGTGCTGCAGATCATTTTAATCCTCATTGTCCTGATCATTTCAGAACGTTTATCAAAAGGCTCTGCAGGGAGCGCTATTTAACGCAAAAAAAGTAAAAGCAGAAAAACTGCTTTTACTTTTTTGCGTTATAGCTCTTTTACCATCCATACTTGATCATAGTAGCTGCCTTCAACCTTCAGGGCACGCTCTTCCTTTGCAAATCGCTTAAATCCTAGTGATTCGTAAAGAGAGATTGCCTGTTCATTTGTAGACTCGACAGTTAAATGCAGCTGTTCAAGACCATCATTTTCTCTTAATAGGCGCAACAGTTCTTCTATCATATCCCGCGCTACGCCTTTTCCTCTTGATTCAGGCATAACATAGAGTCCGACAAGAACACCTTTATGATTCAGTTTTGCACCCGTTTCTCTTTTAAATGTCGCAATTCCGATCAGCTCGTTCTCTTCAAATGCCCCAAGCGTAAATATATCGGCTTGCGGACGAAGACGCTGTTCAATTTCCGGGACCGTATAATTGTTCTCATGTTCAAAAGACGAGCTAAATGATGTTGGAGAATGTAAAAGCCCGTGTAATCTAACGTGTTTATATTGTTCGGCATCTTTATAACCTAATATTCGAATGTTCATCTTTTCACCTCATAACATTGCGTTCTATAATCTATACCCTCTTTCTTCATCTTTTACACTATTTCTCTACTATTGCTGACTCAATTTCGTTACGTAAAAGGGCTGGCGTGTCTGCATAAATCCCGATATATTTTGCCTTTTTTTCAAATCCGCCAACTATTTGAATCGTCTGCAATTCCTTCAGTTCAAGTACAAAATCAGGCTGTTCCACAGTATTTCCTATCACTTTAAAATGATGAATCTTTTCATCTTGAACAGACGTATGCAGTTGCGAAATATTTTTCAGGTCAATTTTGGTCTGTTTCAATAAGCCGTTGGAAAGATATAAATTTCCGTTTTCGATACGGACTGGATTTAGTACTAATGCGCGGGAATCTGCCAGCAAAAATAGGAGTCCATAAAGTGAGAGAACGGTATGGCCCCAAGCTAAAATCGGCATACGGTCATGGAAAAACCAATGAAATGCGATTGCTTCAAATAAAGCTGCATGAAAAATCATCACTAATACAGCTGCATACATCGTATTTTTGTGAACAGTAAATCCGCCTGGCTGTTTTTTCTTCCAACTGCAAAACGCATAATAAAAAACGAGTATCTCCTGGCAAAGTACTCTCATTAATACGTTATCTTTCACTTTCTCTTCTACAATCCGAGGAAACGCAAAAATAAGTTGCTCCTGTTCTAGTTTGACCGCCCGAATGATGCTCGGTAAGTATTTTATGAAAACAAATAAAATAATTAATTCCACAAAAACCAATCCCGCTTCAACAGCGATCGCAGAAAAAGCTATATAACGGAAAGGTTCCATCAATCCATTCGGGATGACTAGCCTAACAAATAAAATGCCCGCAGCAACAAAGACAACAAAACTTTTGACTGTCCATTTACCCTTTTGCAGCAAGAGAAGCGCAGGTGATACAACCGCACAGTCAATTAGTGAACCGATGACCATTCCGCGTACTTGCTCCTCTGAAAGTGCGGAAACAAACGACAACTGATAGACAACCATATTGCCAAGTAAAATGACACAGGCAATCAAGAGCCACTTATAATCAGCTACTCTTTGGAAAACCATAGCACTTCGCCTTCCTTTCACGCATTGCACATATTCCATAATACTTCCATTATAATTGATTACTATCCTTCCATCATCAATGAAAAAGAGGCCGTGACATTACCCAAAAGCACTATTTTTCTCTGAGAGAAAAATAGCACTTTTTTGCTGAACGTTAAAATTGATTTCCATTCCGGGACGCTTTCCGCGGGCGTGGCCTGAGCCTGTAGTCTCAGGCGTCACGCTATTCCCGCAGGAGTCGCCCTGCATTCCAATCAATTTTTCAAATATCCGTTTTTTAATAATGTCTTTCCTCTTATTTAACGGTAATTCTACTTATGTCCCAGCCTCTGTAATTATTCGTTCATCATACTAGCCATTCACGAGCATGTCCTTCATCAGTTCACGGTTGCGTTTTTCGAACACTTCATTATGCGAAGAAACTTTTGCAAACTGATCTGCTGTCGGTTCAAGGCTGATTTTGATGGCGTTGATCGCATTGACAGCATCTTGGAATGTACCAGTAATTAAATATACTTTATTATCATATTTGGAAATATCGCCAACAGCATAAATACCGTCAACCGATGTCAGCCCTTTACCGTCCGTCAAATAATAATAGTCATAGTCTTTATCTTTTTCAGGAGATAGTGCCGCATCAAAAGAAAAGGAAGAATCCCGGTCATAGCCGTGGTTTACAAGGACATCATCCACTACGATTTTCGATGTTTCCTTTGTTACGACATTTTCCAAAATAACTTCTTCTATTTTTGTCTTCGTTTCATTCGCTACAAGTGTTTTAATCTGTGTATTTGTAATGATAGGAACGCCATTATCCTGTAAATGACGGATTTGTGCTTCGTGCGCAGATAGCTTTTCGCCTCTGTAAATGACGGTAATCTGCTTGGCAATACCGATCAGGTCCTTTGCCCAGTCAATCGCCGAGTTGCCTCCGCCTGAAATCAGCAGTGACTTGTCCTTAAAGCTTTGAATGCCTCGAATTGTATAATGCAAGTTCGATACTTCATACTTTTCCGCGCCTTCAATATGCAATTTAATCGGGCTAATAATGCCCCCGCCTACTGCAACAATCACTTTTTTCGAATAGTGTTTTTCGCCTGAACTTGTCTCAATCACAAATATATCTTCTTTTTTTGTGATGAAATCGACTTTCGTATTTAGACATACGGTTGGCTTAAATGTCAGTCCCTGTTTAATGAGATTTTCAATGATTTGCTGTGCTGGTGTTGGAGGCATACCGCCGATATCCCAAATGATCTTTTCAGGATAAACGTGAAGCTTCCCGCCGAGCGTCGGCTGAAATTCAATAATTTTCGTTTTTAAATCTCTCAACCCTGCATAGAACGCACTGTATAATCCGCTAGGACCACCGCCAATTATCGTTACATCATAAATATCGTTCATTCGAAACACTCCATTCTTTTCATTTGTCGGACAATAACACTTTTCGCGAAATCGCCTCCGGATTCCATTGACTAAGTTGCAGCTAAACGAGCATTGCGGATTTCGAATGGTGTCTTCCGATTGGTACAACAGAAGGCGAATCCGAAACAGGATCTTGTGTGACAACACAGTTTAAATTAAATATATCTTTGATCAATTCACTCGTAATTACGTTTGCTGGTGTACCCTCTGAAACAAGTCGACCTTTATGTAAAGCAAAAATATAGTCGGCATAGCGGGCGGATAAATTAATATCATGGAGTACCATTACAATTGTCGTTCCGTATTTACTATTTAAATCCGTCAATAAGTCCAAAATCTCAACTTGGTACGTAATATCCAAGTATGTAGTCGG belongs to Solibacillus sp. FSL W7-1436 and includes:
- a CDS encoding Fe-S oxidoreductase, whose translation is MKKYLFAIILLLLAGCSNGESSKVTFTEKEAVPFEIVKYDEKIAPIYESLVPHIAYANTQGQFESLQGRFDVDNFTIDMDKYMAVFIVTYSGSCGTSVDNVYEHDNYLAVQLIDNVGQKCEDEGMPHTFVLQVEKDEYEKVQLYNGEIIKSSVDVE
- a CDS encoding GNAT family N-acetyltransferase, which codes for MNIRILGYKDAEQYKHVRLHGLLHSPTSFSSSFEHENNYTVPEIEQRLRPQADIFTLGAFEENELIGIATFKRETGAKLNHKGVLVGLYVMPESRGKGVARDMIEELLRLLRENDGLEQLHLTVESTNEQAISLYESLGFKRFAKEERALKVEGSYYDQVWMVKEL
- a CDS encoding ABC transporter ATP-binding protein, with protein sequence MKAVRINDVSKKFGDVVSVKDLELDIKSGEFFTFLGPSGCGKTTTLRMIAGFYYPSQGKIYFDNQDVTTLQPNKRNIGMVFQNYALFPHMTVNENIAFGLEIRKYDRKTIKEKVDRIRELVHLGPYGSRKINELSGGQQQRVALARALVIEPDILLLDEPLSNLDAKLREETRIEIKRIQSELGVTTIYVTHDQTEAMAMSDRIMVMEHGVVKQIGTPQEIYHRPNNRFVATFIGETNLLTMKVKSIEDNMITVTNDKGLELQGLTENLAAGLQVAIGDEIYVSVRPEAFESGPGENTVTGIVELIEFTGISVNYFIKWNDTTLKAMIISRGTAILQAGDMIELHIPKQNIYFLGE
- a CDS encoding ABC transporter permease, which encodes MSKKSVDTYEASWWSRLTQSRYFVYILISPLFLILFAYVIYPFYSTFIQSFAGDNQLANYQKFFSLESTANLEALWNSFYISIISVICCAVVGVMMAFLLERYDFPGRRLLSVLVLVPMALPPLVGVLSFTFLYGESGIFPRLFQQMFQLEDVPFALKGIWGVIVVHTFTMYTYFYLTASAAIKGLDPSLEEAATSLGASRIRVWRKIILPMLTPSLIASSLLVFMVSMASYTAPLMFGVERTMTMQIYLSRTNGNLDMAATQSTILSFVSITFLLIMRWYQNRRNYQNLSKGISVHRSEVSSKPLKYLAVTLSFIGTLILILPILVLILISFSKDGAWTIQILPTEYTLDHYKALFTDERTWRPIWNSLQMGFIATVGNIIFGVAAAYAMVRLSFKGKTALDILITIPWALPGTVVAVNLIAAFSTESVFTFNQVLIGSFWILPLAYFIRHLPLVFRSTSASLMQLDQSVEEASRSLGASWWYTFRRIVIPLTLSGVLAGTLLAFVQSIGEFVASILIYNTSTIPLSVAIFQKLYAFKFGTACAYGVLQIILILIVLIISERLSKGSAGSAI
- a CDS encoding NAD(P)/FAD-dependent oxidoreductase, with the translated sequence MNDIYDVTIIGGGPSGLYSAFYAGLRDLKTKIIEFQPTLGGKLHVYPEKIIWDIGGMPPTPAQQIIENLIKQGLTFKPTVCLNTKVDFITKKEDIFVIETSSGEKHYSKKVIVAVGGGIISPIKLHIEGAEKYEVSNLHYTIRGIQSFKDKSLLISGGGNSAIDWAKDLIGIAKQITVIYRGEKLSAHEAQIRHLQDNGVPIITNTQIKTLVANETKTKIEEVILENVVTKETSKIVVDDVLVNHGYDRDSSFSFDAALSPEKDKDYDYYYLTDGKGLTSVDGIYAVGDISKYDNKVYLITGTFQDAVNAINAIKISLEPTADQFAKVSSHNEVFEKRNRELMKDMLVNG
- a CDS encoding pyridoxamine 5'-phosphate oxidase family protein — protein: METLKEKVLSIIKDHKIGTMATLNGRHPYVRYMTFTNENFTLYATTTEDSQKVYDLNENPYTHILLGYTKEDLHTPYLEITAKLSEVKDDTLKLKITNFFKDVFTSEDGDMVTLQFDPITIKLMNDGEPQELKL
- a CDS encoding hemolysin family protein codes for the protein MDVNTILNIILLIIFLGLTAFFVAAEFAVVKIRKSRIDQLILEGNKKAVIAKKVAGDLDYYLSACQLGITITAIGLGAFTKPYVKELMHPVFDWLNVSDVVASAASYIIALAIVSYLHVVIGEMAPKTLAIQFSEKVTLMLAGPLYWFGKIMYPFIQALNGTSRLLLRAIGVKSASEEQAYSEEELKIIMAQSFQGGQIDQQELKYLENVFAFDERVAKDIMVPRTDLVTIDKDMNAEEIIRILDEHNYTRYPIVENNDKDRIIGVVNANKLLSYIVSNRTVQLEQFLTKVPFVLGVTSIQDALLKMQKAKVHMTVIIDEYGGTAGILTMEDVLEELVGEIRDEFDEDEVDDIRKSGENEYTINGRVLLDELEDRFGFEFEDSDEIDTIGGWIQHTNIDSIKNGEELQIGDEIKFDDHIWVISDMDNYQIKEVVLRQYKLQQ
- a CDS encoding extracellular solute-binding protein, whose translation is MKRFTWLSLILTALLLVLAACGDSEETTNDSTQGDSGTTEGTEENASGKLVIYTGRDENMVQGVIEKFNERYPDIEVEYMTMGAQQILERVRGEKANPQGDFWWGGTQSAMMVAANEDLLLQWDPSFVDSIDPLHKDEENRWVGEMLLPEVIMINSDVMSPEEGPQDWDDLLDPKWKDEILIRGVLASGTMRTIYSSMIFRQGADDPSKGYDWLMQLDANTKEYTQDPNALYLKLARQEGSISLWNLQDILLKKHTTDYTFDFIYPESGAPILVDAVGIVNNAKNEANAKLFMEFLFDQETMVELSKEYYQIPTRTDIAADAMPDWYKDLDLKPLDIDWQVMADKEAEWMEYWDTNIKGKGK
- a CDS encoding pyridoxamine 5'-phosphate oxidase family protein, with protein sequence MSKSNKEIALQILNENSIGVMATNNNGVPNSRYMTFDYVESKLYTVAQEDSEVVREITEYGGTHILLGYEGEGILETFLEIEGNAATTLNDVVKQQLLEKYPEHADGNFVLIQVTPTRMRIMNKNGKNQEEIQLY